Proteins from a genomic interval of Patescibacteria group bacterium:
- a CDS encoding YdcF family protein, with the protein MKPKHKFLKVFVIAVMLTIGGFIGLLISIYYHSGIDNAKEADAIVVLGASQWNGTPSPVLKARLDQAYLLYQKGYAPNIILTGGIGREENISESQVGKNYLIKKGLREEAILIEEKAHTSWQSLNQVAQIVQTNNFDSIILVSDGFHLMRLKKMAKDLNLKAFAFPVQESPIAQNKLEKFKYVIREGVVLIMYLLFKV; encoded by the coding sequence ATGAAACCAAAACACAAATTTCTGAAAGTTTTTGTAATAGCGGTCATGCTCACAATAGGAGGATTCATTGGTTTATTGATTTCTATTTATTATCATTCGGGCATTGATAATGCAAAGGAAGCAGACGCCATAGTTGTCTTGGGAGCCAGCCAGTGGAATGGGACGCCTTCCCCAGTGCTTAAAGCTCGCCTAGACCAGGCCTATTTATTGTATCAGAAGGGATATGCTCCGAATATTATCTTAACCGGTGGCATAGGCAGAGAAGAAAACATATCAGAATCTCAAGTTGGAAAAAATTATCTTATAAAAAAAGGCCTTCGAGAAGAAGCAATTTTAATAGAAGAGAAAGCACATACTTCCTGGCAAAGCCTCAACCAAGTCGCCCAAATTGTTCAAACTAATAATTTTGATTCTATTATTTTAGTCAGCGACGGATTTCACCTGATGCGGCTTAAAAAAATGGCAAAAGATTTAAACCTTAAAGCATTTGCTTTTCCAGTCCAAGAAAGCCCTATCGCTCAGAACAAGTTGGAAAAATTTAAATATGTAATAAGGGAGGGAGTAGTGCTTATAATGTATTTATTATTTAAAGTATGA